From Caldivirga sp., one genomic window encodes:
- a CDS encoding translation initiation factor, with the protein MDSKPNQDNVIDQLLSSISGSDNVVSESIAKEQALIRIRVEKRRAHYVTIIEVDSNDAKSINLEEVAKQLKRKLAAGGTVKDNRIEIQGDHRYKIRKLLLEEGFNEDNIFIDENITVVQNK; encoded by the coding sequence GTGGATAGTAAGCCCAACCAGGATAACGTGATTGATCAACTGCTTTCGTCAATAAGTGGAAGTGATAATGTAGTTAGTGAGTCAATAGCTAAGGAGCAGGCCTTAATTAGGATAAGGGTTGAGAAGAGGAGGGCTCATTACGTCACAATAATTGAGGTTGATAGTAATGATGCCAAGAGCATAAACCTAGAGGAGGTGGCTAAGCAGCTTAAACGTAAGTTAGCCGCTGGGGGCACTGTTAAGGATAATAGGATTGAGATTCAGGGCGACCATAGGTATAAGATTAGGAAACTGCTCCTTGAGGAAGGATTCAATGAGGATAACATCTTCATAGACGAGAACATAACGGTGGTTCAGAATAAATGA